From Streptomyces sp. GSL17-111, one genomic window encodes:
- a CDS encoding heat shock protein transcriptional repressor HspR — MDGRDARRNNAGSRFRGGGSPYELTDESPVYVISVAAQLSGLHPQTLRQYDRLGLVSPDRTAGRGRRYSARDIEQLREVQRLSQVEGINLAGIKRIIELENQVAALQSRVAELQQAVEGAAVAMRQREAQVHASYRRDLVRYEDVQQSSALVVWRPRRSD, encoded by the coding sequence GTGGACGGCCGAGATGCACGCAGGAACAACGCCGGTTCCCGCTTCCGCGGGGGCGGTTCCCCGTACGAGCTGACCGACGAGTCGCCGGTCTACGTCATCTCGGTCGCCGCCCAGCTGTCCGGGCTGCACCCGCAGACACTCCGCCAGTACGACCGCCTCGGCCTGGTCTCCCCCGACCGCACGGCCGGGCGCGGGCGCCGGTACTCGGCGCGCGACATCGAGCAGCTGCGCGAGGTGCAGCGGCTCAGCCAGGTCGAGGGCATCAACCTGGCCGGCATCAAGCGCATCATCGAGTTGGAGAACCAGGTCGCCGCGTTGCAGTCGCGCGTGGCCGAGCTCCAGCAGGCCGTGGAGGGCGCGGCGGTCGCGATGCGCCAGCGTGAGGCGCAGGTCCACGCCTCCTACCGGCGGGATCTCGTGCGCTACGAGGACGTGCAGCAGTCCAGCGCCCTGGTCGTCTGGCGTCCCCGCCGCAGCGACTGA
- a CDS encoding SpoIIE family protein phosphatase, producing the protein MSAEGFVHAGSAGQVKRSRPQGRTPVTRSDSGGLLDVLGVAAIVIDVRGRIVFWSPQAEALLGYPAQEALGQYAARLLVPEEQFDFVLRLFADVMADEEGSWEGSFPVRHKDGELRLLEFRNMRLLDDLGDPYALVLATDRSILRRVERDLALSVRLVEQSPIGLAIMDTDLRYVTVNPALERINGLPADKHIGRRVRDTLPFLDAQTIEASMRHVLATGTPLLDQYTIGRTSEDPQHEHAWSVSFHRLEDATGHVLGLATSVVDVTDRHRAALEADRARHRLAVVADASIRIGTTLDLETTARELADVAVPELADIAAVDVLDSVLEGRRGTTDPRGPAVFRALAVNAGYPTEAIRAADPPGQLARYDADRLVTQCVRTGRPMLVAHVEEADLRGIARDPESAALLARAGVHSYLAVPLIARGEVLGALDLKRARNPLPFDQDDVALASELANRAAVCIDNARWYERQRNTALTLQRSLLPQHPPPLTGLDVASRYQPAGAASEVGGDWFDTLPLSGGKTALIVGDVMGSGINAATTMGRLRTATQTLAELDLDPAELLRHLDKITAGLDNYIATCAYVLYDPHRSELCIANAGHLPPVLVRRGQEPELLDVPTGTPLGVGGVGGVAFRSMSVPVGPGDQLVLYTDGLVERRDEDIDMGLGKLLGLLDGPERELEQTCDRLLRNLRGTGLHEDHDDAALLVARIRPPEPR; encoded by the coding sequence ATGAGTGCTGAGGGCTTCGTCCACGCCGGTTCGGCGGGGCAGGTCAAGCGGTCACGCCCTCAGGGCCGCACCCCGGTGACCCGCTCGGACAGCGGCGGGCTGCTGGACGTCCTCGGCGTGGCCGCCATCGTCATCGACGTGCGCGGCCGCATCGTCTTCTGGAGCCCTCAGGCCGAGGCCCTGCTGGGCTACCCGGCGCAGGAGGCGCTGGGCCAGTACGCCGCGCGGCTGCTCGTGCCGGAGGAGCAGTTCGACTTCGTCCTGCGGCTCTTCGCCGACGTGATGGCCGACGAGGAGGGGAGCTGGGAAGGCAGCTTCCCGGTGCGCCACAAGGACGGCGAGCTGCGCCTGCTGGAGTTCCGCAACATGCGGCTGCTGGACGACCTCGGGGACCCGTACGCGCTGGTCCTGGCCACCGACCGGTCGATCCTGCGCCGCGTGGAACGCGACCTCGCGCTCTCCGTGCGGCTGGTCGAGCAGTCCCCCATCGGGCTCGCGATCATGGACACCGACCTGCGGTACGTCACCGTCAACCCGGCCCTGGAGCGGATCAACGGGCTGCCCGCCGACAAGCACATCGGCCGCCGGGTGCGCGACACCCTGCCGTTTCTGGACGCCCAGACGATCGAGGCGTCCATGCGGCACGTCCTCGCCACCGGGACCCCGCTGCTCGACCAGTACACGATCGGGCGAACGTCGGAGGATCCGCAGCACGAGCACGCCTGGTCCGTCTCCTTCCACCGGCTGGAGGACGCCACCGGGCACGTCCTCGGGCTCGCGACCTCGGTCGTCGACGTCACCGACCGGCACCGGGCCGCCCTGGAGGCCGACCGGGCCCGGCACCGGCTGGCCGTCGTCGCCGACGCCTCCATCCGGATCGGGACGACCCTCGACCTGGAGACGACCGCGCGCGAGCTGGCCGACGTCGCCGTGCCCGAACTGGCCGACATCGCCGCCGTCGACGTGCTGGACTCCGTGCTGGAAGGCCGGCGCGGCACCACGGACCCGCGCGGCCCGGCCGTCTTCCGCGCCCTCGCCGTCAACGCCGGCTACCCCACGGAGGCCATCCGCGCCGCCGACCCGCCCGGCCAGCTGGCCCGCTACGACGCCGACCGGCTCGTCACCCAGTGCGTGCGCACCGGACGTCCGATGCTCGTCGCCCACGTGGAGGAGGCCGACCTGCGCGGCATAGCCCGCGACCCGGAGTCGGCCGCGCTGCTCGCCCGCGCCGGCGTCCACTCCTACCTCGCCGTGCCCCTCATCGCCCGGGGCGAGGTGCTCGGTGCCCTCGACCTCAAGCGGGCCCGCAACCCACTGCCGTTCGACCAGGACGACGTCGCCCTCGCCTCAGAACTGGCCAACCGCGCGGCCGTCTGCATCGACAACGCCCGCTGGTACGAGCGGCAGCGCAACACCGCGCTCACCCTCCAGCGCAGCCTCCTGCCGCAGCATCCGCCGCCGCTCACCGGCCTGGACGTCGCCTCCCGCTACCAGCCGGCCGGTGCGGCGAGCGAGGTCGGCGGCGACTGGTTCGACACCCTGCCGCTCAGCGGCGGGAAGACCGCGCTCATCGTGGGGGACGTCATGGGCAGCGGCATCAACGCCGCCACCACCATGGGGCGGCTGCGCACCGCGACCCAGACCCTCGCCGAGCTCGACCTCGACCCGGCCGAGCTCCTGCGCCACCTCGACAAGATCACCGCAGGGCTCGACAACTACATCGCCACCTGCGCCTACGTCCTGTACGACCCGCACCGCAGCGAGCTGTGCATCGCCAACGCCGGCCACCTCCCGCCCGTCCTCGTCCGGCGCGGCCAGGAGCCGGAGCTGCTCGACGTCCCCACCGGCACGCCACTGGGTGTCGGCGGGGTCGGCGGCGTCGCGTTCCGCAGCATGTCGGTCCCGGTGGGCCCCGGCGACCAGCTCGTCCTCTACACCGACGGCCTGGTCGAACGGCGCGACGAGGACATCGACATGGGACTGGGCAAACTGCTGGGCCTGCTCGACGGCCCCGAGCGCGAGCTGGAGCAGACCTGCGACCGGCTGCTGCGCAACCTGCGCGGCACCGGACTGCACGAGGACCACGACGACGCCGCCCTCCTCGTGGCCCGCATCCGGCCGCCGGAGCCGCGCTGA